The following coding sequences lie in one Pseudoxanthomonas sp. SE1 genomic window:
- the pilB gene encoding type IV-A pilus assembly ATPase PilB: MNAAASVNLVGITGLARRLVQDGALDETIARAAMTSAAEAKIPLPQWIAEKRLVTAPQLAAANAMEFGMPLLDATAFDPTHSALKLVSEELVQKHQVLPLFKRGNKLFVGVADPTRSHGALDEIKFHTNLIVEPVLVDEDQLRRTLDQWQNAANTLSSNFGDDDDGLESLEVDASDEDGGTDNAVDSKGDDTPVVKFVNKVLVDAIKRGASDIHFEPYETDYRVRLRVDGILKQVAKAPTKLKDRIAARIKVMAQLDIAEKRVPQDGRIKLNLSKSKQMDFRVSTLPTLFGEKVVLRILDGSAAKLGIDKLGYEPDQQKLFEDAIQKPYGMVLVTGPTGSGKTVSLYTALGILNDETRNISTAEDPVEIRLPGVNQVQQNNRRGMTFAAALRSFLRQDPDIIMVGEIRDLETAEIAIKAAQTGHMVLSTLHTNDAPQTIARLMNMGIAPYNITSSVTLIIAQRLARRLCSKCKRPVQLPPQALLAEGFSEAEIAAGFTVYEAVGCDECTSGYKGRTGIYQVMPMNDAIQEIVLEGGNAMQIAEKAQKAGIRDLRQSALMKVRNGITSLAEINRVTKD; this comes from the coding sequence ATGAATGCAGCTGCCAGTGTCAATCTCGTTGGCATCACCGGTCTTGCACGCCGCTTGGTTCAAGACGGGGCCCTCGACGAAACCATCGCCCGGGCCGCGATGACAAGCGCTGCCGAAGCCAAGATTCCGTTGCCTCAATGGATAGCCGAGAAGCGGTTGGTCACCGCGCCGCAATTGGCAGCCGCCAATGCCATGGAATTCGGCATGCCGCTGCTGGATGCAACGGCATTCGACCCGACCCACAGCGCACTCAAGCTGGTCAGCGAGGAACTGGTGCAGAAGCACCAGGTGCTCCCCCTCTTCAAACGCGGCAACAAGCTCTTCGTCGGTGTCGCCGACCCCACCCGCAGCCATGGCGCACTGGACGAGATCAAGTTCCACACCAACCTGATCGTCGAACCGGTGCTGGTGGACGAGGACCAGCTGCGCCGCACCCTGGACCAGTGGCAGAACGCCGCCAACACCCTGTCCAGCAACTTCGGCGACGACGACGACGGGCTGGAAAGCCTGGAGGTGGATGCTTCCGATGAGGACGGCGGTACCGACAATGCGGTCGACTCGAAGGGCGATGACACGCCGGTCGTGAAGTTCGTCAACAAGGTCCTGGTGGATGCCATAAAGCGCGGCGCCTCGGACATCCACTTCGAGCCGTACGAGACCGACTACCGCGTGCGGCTGCGCGTGGACGGCATCCTGAAGCAGGTCGCCAAGGCGCCGACCAAGCTGAAGGACCGCATTGCCGCGCGCATCAAGGTGATGGCGCAGCTGGACATCGCCGAGAAGCGCGTACCGCAGGACGGCCGCATCAAGCTGAACCTGTCCAAGAGCAAGCAGATGGACTTCCGCGTCAGCACGCTGCCCACGCTGTTCGGCGAGAAGGTGGTGCTGCGTATCCTGGACGGCAGCGCCGCCAAGCTGGGCATCGACAAGCTGGGCTACGAGCCCGACCAGCAGAAGCTGTTCGAGGATGCCATCCAGAAGCCCTACGGCATGGTGCTGGTCACCGGCCCCACCGGCTCGGGCAAGACCGTATCGCTGTACACCGCACTGGGCATCCTCAACGACGAGACGCGCAACATCTCCACCGCCGAAGACCCGGTGGAAATCCGCCTGCCCGGCGTGAACCAGGTGCAGCAGAACAACCGCCGCGGCATGACCTTCGCCGCCGCGCTGCGCAGCTTCCTGCGCCAGGATCCGGACATCATCATGGTCGGCGAAATCCGCGACCTGGAAACGGCCGAGATCGCGATCAAGGCCGCGCAGACCGGCCACATGGTGCTGTCCACGCTGCACACCAACGACGCACCGCAGACCATCGCCCGCCTGATGAACATGGGCATCGCGCCCTACAACATCACCAGCTCGGTGACCCTGATCATCGCGCAACGCCTGGCACGCCGGCTGTGTTCGAAGTGCAAGCGCCCGGTGCAACTGCCCCCGCAGGCGCTGCTGGCGGAAGGCTTCAGCGAGGCCGAGATCGCCGCCGGCTTCACCGTTTACGAGGCCGTGGGCTGCGACGAGTGCACCAGTGGCTACAAGGGCCGTACCGGCATCTACCAGGTCATGCCGATGAACGACGCGATCCAGGAGATCGTGCTGGAAGGCGGCAATGCCATGCAGATCGCGGAAAAGGCCCAGAAAGCCGGCATCCGCGACCTGCGCCAGTCGGCGTTGATGAAAGTGCGCAACGGCATCACCAGCCTGGCCGAGATCAACCGCGTCACCAAGGATTGA